In Candidatus Zixiibacteriota bacterium, one DNA window encodes the following:
- the fliO gene encoding flagellar biosynthetic protein FliO, producing MGTRRRNRILLPTGVMLAVCARIAQAQSDSAGNGSMPLPGVGQSDLWPSVARLFGSLVLVLLLAWGALWLLRRTLKGRWTGLGSNSIKVVERVYLAPRKSVEVVLIGRRILVLGVTDHQIGMLTELTPEDIGLERSLGPAGTGDAAGAATGPRSAGRLWQQARRRLSGGLSVFRLAPGSNTAKD from the coding sequence ATGGGAACGAGACGACGAAACCGCATACTGCTTCCGACCGGCGTGATGCTGGCCGTCTGCGCGAGGATTGCGCAGGCGCAAAGCGACAGCGCGGGGAACGGTTCGATGCCTCTGCCCGGTGTTGGTCAATCCGATCTGTGGCCGTCCGTGGCGCGACTCTTCGGCTCACTGGTTCTGGTGCTCCTGCTGGCTTGGGGTGCGCTCTGGCTCTTGCGGCGTACTCTGAAGGGACGCTGGACGGGATTGGGCAGCAACAGCATCAAAGTCGTGGAGCGCGTCTATCTGGCCCCGCGCAAGTCGGTTGAAGTCGTGCTGATCGGGCGGCGTATCCTCGTACTCGGCGTCACCGATCATCAGATCGGCATGTTGACCGAGTTGACGCCGGAGGACATCGGGCTGGAGCGATCATTGGGGCCGGCGGGTACCGGCGATGCGGCGGGCGCGGCGACTGGTCCACGATCGGCCGGACGTCTCTGGCAGCAAGCGCGCCGCCGACTCTCCGGCGGGCTGAGTGTCTTTCGTCTGGCGCCCGGGTCGAACACGGCCAAGGATTGA
- the fliN gene encoding flagellar motor switch protein FliN gives MAEELSNQDGVEKQDPVAAVGGGAGLPAEEQVAPQPAASPTTPAETAAGPGIGNDDLEAAWADALADSQTAIPDVAAQAGIKDPAMDFGGAGTSAAHPAVAHPAEFPQFGDSPSGGAAGSIDMLLDVKLPVSIELGRTTLPIGDILCWGPGSIVELDKLAGEPVNLLVNNVLVARGEVVVVDENFGLRITSLLTPKERSEIV, from the coding sequence ATGGCTGAGGAATTGAGCAATCAGGACGGTGTGGAGAAGCAGGACCCGGTCGCCGCTGTCGGCGGGGGCGCCGGTCTCCCGGCGGAAGAGCAAGTCGCGCCGCAGCCGGCGGCTTCCCCCACAACGCCCGCGGAGACGGCGGCCGGCCCCGGCATTGGCAACGACGATCTGGAGGCGGCCTGGGCGGACGCGTTGGCGGACTCCCAGACGGCGATTCCTGACGTGGCCGCTCAAGCCGGAATCAAAGACCCCGCGATGGACTTCGGTGGTGCCGGAACCAGTGCGGCGCACCCCGCCGTCGCCCATCCGGCCGAGTTCCCGCAATTCGGCGATTCACCGTCCGGCGGGGCGGCCGGGAGCATCGACATGCTCCTGGACGTGAAGTTGCCGGTTTCGATTGAACTCGGCAGAACGACGCTGCCGATCGGGGACATTCTGTGCTGGGGACCCGGGTCCATCGTGGAACTCGACAAACTGGCCGGTGAACCGGTGAATCTCCTGGTCAACAATGTCCTGGTGGCCAGGGGAGAAGTCGTGGTCGTGGACGAGAACTTCGGCCTGCGGATCACGAGTCTACTGACGCCGAAAGAACGCAGCGAGATCGTCTGA
- a CDS encoding flagellar hook capping FlgD N-terminal domain-containing protein, translating into MPILSSPSAVVGSSTSTTTPAQGTNRMAMGKDEFLRLFVTRLQNQDPLSPMQDEDFVAQMAQFSSLEQLYNMNENLERALTANAQVSQSISNTMSTSLIGRTVRVATDHVLLPASGDTDIRFDLDKAAADITVEIHDDSGQLVRALRVDGGPAGANQVTWDGLDASGNRLPTGAYGIKIRAKDSDGQDVMANAYFSGTVDGVRFADGQALLAVNNVLIPLANVMEVVAEDE; encoded by the coding sequence ATGCCGATTCTCTCGAGTCCCAGCGCCGTGGTCGGATCTTCGACGTCGACAACCACGCCGGCCCAGGGAACGAACCGCATGGCGATGGGCAAGGACGAGTTCCTCCGCCTGTTCGTCACGCGACTGCAAAATCAGGATCCGTTGTCGCCGATGCAGGACGAGGACTTCGTCGCCCAGATGGCCCAGTTCAGCTCCTTGGAGCAGCTCTACAATATGAATGAAAATCTGGAGAGGGCGCTGACGGCCAATGCGCAGGTCTCCCAGTCGATCAGCAACACCATGTCGACGTCGCTGATCGGCCGAACGGTGCGCGTTGCCACCGATCATGTGTTGCTGCCGGCCAGTGGAGATACCGACATTCGTTTCGATTTGGACAAAGCCGCGGCCGACATCACAGTAGAGATCCATGACGACTCCGGACAACTGGTCCGGGCGTTGCGCGTCGACGGTGGTCCGGCGGGTGCCAATCAGGTCACGTGGGACGGGCTGGACGCCTCCGGAAACCGTCTCCCGACCGGCGCCTACGGGATCAAGATCCGGGCCAAGGACAGCGACGGCCAGGATGTAATGGCCAACGCCTACTTCAGCGGCACGGTCGATGGTGTGCGGTTCGCCGACGGGCAGGCTTTACTGGCCGTGAACAATGTCCTCATTCCGCTGGCCAACGTCATGGAAGTGGTCGCGGAGGATGAATAA
- the fliM gene encoding flagellar motor switch protein FliM, protein MAQVLSQEEIDALLSSAAGGSGQEAAAPAPEARAAVTYDFKHPNRVSKDQIRTLENVHGNFAGHLGSALSGMLRAVVDCELVSVDQITYSEFIMSLAWPSCTYKFSMAPLEGLCLIDFSPALGFAFVDRMFGGPGKGLGIERELTGIERRVLDSIATRGLRELATAWKRIVETNLVIAGFETTPQFIQIVPPGETVIVTTFQVKLLQVHGIVTLCYPYITLEGIVEKLSGQHWVDASKSRGTDQERAVIAGGLRGVEGQVTAVLALTDITMREFLNVRVGDVIVTDTRAGEFARIFVGGVEKYIGMPGTRGRHRAVRVVGAMEEDKT, encoded by the coding sequence ATGGCGCAGGTCCTATCCCAGGAGGAGATTGATGCCCTGCTGTCGTCGGCCGCCGGTGGCAGCGGCCAGGAGGCCGCGGCACCCGCACCGGAGGCACGGGCCGCAGTCACCTATGATTTCAAACACCCCAACCGGGTCTCGAAGGACCAGATACGCACCCTGGAGAATGTGCACGGCAACTTCGCCGGGCACCTCGGGTCCGCCCTGTCCGGGATGCTGCGGGCGGTGGTTGATTGCGAGTTGGTCTCCGTTGATCAGATCACGTACTCAGAATTCATCATGTCGCTGGCGTGGCCTTCCTGCACCTACAAATTCTCTATGGCGCCGCTGGAAGGTCTCTGTCTGATCGATTTCTCTCCCGCGCTCGGTTTCGCATTCGTGGACCGCATGTTCGGCGGTCCCGGCAAGGGATTGGGGATCGAGCGGGAGCTGACCGGCATCGAGCGCCGCGTGCTCGATTCGATCGCGACACGGGGCCTGCGCGAGCTGGCGACGGCCTGGAAACGCATCGTCGAAACCAATCTCGTCATCGCCGGATTCGAGACCACACCGCAGTTCATCCAGATCGTACCGCCGGGTGAGACGGTGATCGTGACGACGTTTCAGGTCAAGTTGCTGCAGGTTCACGGTATCGTCACGCTCTGTTACCCCTACATCACATTGGAAGGGATCGTCGAAAAGCTGTCGGGACAACACTGGGTCGACGCTTCGAAGTCACGGGGCACGGATCAGGAACGGGCCGTGATCGCCGGTGGATTGCGCGGCGTCGAAGGACAGGTGACGGCCGTGCTGGCGCTGACCGACATCACCATGCGCGAGTTCCTCAACGTACGGGTGGGCGACGTGATCGTCACGGACACACGAGCGGGGGAATTTGCCAGGATCTTCGTGGGTGGTGTGGAGAAGTACATCGGGATGCCGGGGACGCGTGGTCGGCACCGTGCCGTTCGTGTGGTCGGTGCAATGGAAGAAGACAAGACATGA
- a CDS encoding flagellar hook-basal body complex protein, whose translation MMGSLFAGVSGLRNHMVRMNLVGDNIANINTIGFKTGRVTFREALVQTLRGAGRPSSTSGGTNPVQLGLGMSVGTVDNMFSQGGLETTGQLLDLALQGSGFFILSDGRQEYYTRAGAFGLDANSNLVDPSNGLFLQGRMASSSGVIPATASIGNITLPFGQQDPARATTQVHLANNLDAAATTSTATLTSAGTTNIDSVSGIAVNGAGGVHELTITGNQPTNSTASGGAGLTMSATLGTLGVTQAGLDSGFTLSVDGGNAIPVTGLTLTSTVADLIAAINKIDGVHAELDSGAIRLTRMYAGDGAAYNIASNTAVADDITDVVFGVAVGSTFQVNNGIAHTMVVTDTFTPHGGTAEAPVTLGVTLNASSGLVTGISGLGDGGVTIISSSQLAAGTAEIETADTAHATSITVYDSQGGKHTLVLTFTKQLTPGTWSWDATLAGTEVPLSGDHGTVLFNSDGSLADFSFADPTNALSVDPDNGAEMMEIKLFAGTGGDYDGLTGFASSFSAIAKNQDGYGMGMLDQISIDNVGVITGVFTNGVSRTLGQIILGDFNNPGGLLKTGETMYTTSANSGDAVRGAAGSTINATISSGALEGSNVDLAQEFTNVIISQRGFQANARVISTSDQLLNELVNLKQ comes from the coding sequence ATGATGGGCTCGCTGTTTGCCGGCGTCTCCGGTCTGCGCAATCACATGGTGCGCATGAACCTCGTCGGAGACAACATCGCGAACATCAATACGATCGGATTCAAGACCGGACGCGTCACGTTCCGTGAGGCCCTGGTGCAGACCCTGCGTGGTGCCGGACGGCCGTCATCGACCTCCGGCGGAACCAACCCGGTGCAGCTCGGCCTGGGAATGAGCGTCGGCACCGTCGACAACATGTTCTCACAGGGCGGGTTGGAGACGACCGGGCAACTGCTCGACTTGGCCTTACAGGGATCGGGGTTCTTCATTCTCTCCGACGGGCGGCAGGAGTACTACACCCGCGCCGGCGCCTTCGGTCTGGATGCGAATTCCAATCTCGTGGACCCGTCCAACGGTCTCTTCCTGCAAGGTCGGATGGCGAGCTCCAGCGGCGTCATTCCGGCGACCGCGTCGATCGGCAACATCACGCTGCCGTTCGGACAGCAGGACCCTGCGCGCGCGACCACGCAAGTGCATCTGGCGAACAACCTCGATGCCGCGGCCACGACGTCGACGGCCACCTTGACCAGTGCGGGCACCACCAATATCGACAGTGTGAGCGGCATCGCGGTCAACGGCGCCGGTGGCGTGCACGAACTCACCATCACCGGCAATCAGCCGACCAACTCCACGGCCTCCGGGGGGGCCGGTCTGACGATGTCGGCCACGCTGGGGACACTGGGCGTGACCCAGGCGGGGTTGGATTCCGGATTCACGCTGTCGGTCGACGGCGGCAATGCCATTCCAGTGACCGGCCTGACGTTGACGTCCACGGTCGCCGACTTGATCGCCGCGATCAACAAGATCGATGGGGTTCACGCGGAGCTCGACAGCGGGGCGATCAGGTTAACACGCATGTATGCCGGCGATGGAGCCGCCTACAACATCGCATCCAATACGGCGGTCGCCGACGACATCACCGACGTGGTCTTCGGCGTGGCCGTGGGGTCGACCTTCCAGGTCAACAATGGGATCGCGCACACCATGGTCGTGACGGACACGTTCACACCGCACGGTGGCACGGCCGAGGCGCCGGTCACGCTCGGCGTCACACTCAATGCCTCCTCCGGCCTTGTCACCGGAATCTCGGGATTGGGGGACGGCGGCGTGACGATCATCTCCTCGTCGCAACTGGCCGCGGGAACGGCCGAGATTGAGACCGCGGACACCGCGCATGCAACCTCGATTACGGTCTACGATTCGCAGGGGGGCAAGCACACGCTCGTGCTCACCTTCACCAAGCAGTTGACCCCGGGGACATGGAGCTGGGACGCGACATTGGCAGGAACGGAGGTCCCGTTGTCGGGGGACCACGGCACAGTACTCTTCAACAGTGACGGCTCGCTGGCCGACTTCAGCTTCGCCGATCCAACCAACGCCCTCTCCGTCGATCCGGATAACGGCGCGGAAATGATGGAAATCAAGCTCTTTGCCGGTACCGGCGGTGACTACGACGGCCTGACCGGATTCGCCTCGAGTTTCTCGGCCATTGCCAAGAACCAGGACGGCTATGGGATGGGCATGCTCGATCAGATCTCGATTGACAACGTGGGCGTGATCACCGGCGTGTTCACCAACGGCGTATCCCGAACGCTGGGGCAGATCATCCTCGGCGATTTCAACAACCCCGGCGGCTTGCTGAAGACCGGGGAGACGATGTACACCACGTCCGCCAATTCCGGCGACGCGGTACGGGGGGCGGCGGGTTCCACGATCAATGCCACCATCTCCTCAGGGGCGTTGGAGGGTTCCAACGTCGATCTGGCACAGGAATTCACCAACGTGATCATCTCGCAGCGTGGCTTTCAGGCCAATGCCCGGGTGATCTCGACGTCCGACCAGCTGCTGAATGAGCTGGTCAACCTGAAGCAGTAG
- a CDS encoding flagellar basal body-associated FliL family protein — protein sequence MRNLLTIAAVVVAMAGVAFVITMKVIKPRFAPGASTPATVAVEPESKASEADHGEVYLVSNLLVNPTGTAGTRYLSATLGLELLGKETAELLRARDVQVRDLLLSVLASRTVEQLTDFQSRDQMRQEILMRLNQLLGAEKISAVYFVDYVLQ from the coding sequence ATGAGGAATCTCCTGACGATTGCGGCCGTGGTTGTCGCCATGGCAGGCGTCGCCTTCGTGATCACGATGAAGGTCATTAAGCCGCGCTTCGCGCCGGGAGCATCCACACCGGCGACCGTCGCCGTGGAACCGGAGTCAAAGGCGTCCGAGGCCGACCACGGCGAGGTGTACTTGGTCTCCAATCTCCTGGTCAATCCCACCGGGACCGCCGGGACCCGTTACCTGTCCGCCACACTGGGACTCGAACTGCTCGGGAAGGAGACGGCGGAGCTGTTGCGTGCGCGCGACGTGCAGGTGCGTGACTTGCTCCTCTCGGTCCTGGCATCGCGCACCGTCGAGCAGCTCACGGATTTTCAGAGCCGTGACCAGATGCGGCAGGAGATCTTGATGCGTCTCAATCAATTGCTTGGTGCGGAGAAGATCTCCGCGGTCTATTTCGTGGACTATGTCTTGCAGTGA
- a CDS encoding flagellar FlbD family protein, giving the protein MIKLTQLNGRPIVVNADLIEFIESTPDTIVSLTTGKKILVRETDDEVILRAAAFRRLCRTEPVAVAI; this is encoded by the coding sequence ATGATCAAGCTGACGCAGTTAAACGGCCGCCCCATCGTCGTCAACGCCGACCTGATCGAGTTCATCGAATCGACGCCGGATACCATCGTCAGTCTCACGACCGGGAAGAAGATCCTGGTGCGGGAGACGGACGATGAGGTGATCCTGAGGGCGGCAGCCTTCCGCCGGCTGTGCCGCACAGAACCGGTGGCTGTGGCCATCTGA